The nucleotide window AGATGAGAAAGCGATGAGCCAAAGAACTTCACCTTTTAGAGATGTAGAGACTTTAGCAAAATACATTCAAAATCTTTTAGAAGAATGATATGAATAAAGTTGTAGTTATAACTGGTACAAGTAAAGGTATAGGTAAATTTTTAGTTCAATATTATTTATTAAAAAACTATATTGTAATTGGTTGTAGTAGAACAAAAAGTTCAATTAATGATAAAAACTATAGACATTTTGATTTAGATGTTTGTGATGAAAAAGCTATTGTTGAGATGATTAGAAGCATAAAAAAAGAGTTCGGGAAAATTGATATTCTGTTAAATAATGCTGGAATTGCTTCTATGAATCATTTTATAACAACATCATATCAAAGTGTACAAAATATTTTTGCTACAAATTTTTTTGGTACTTTTCTTTTTACAAGAGAAGTTTCAAAAGTAATGATGAAACAAAAATTTGGAAGAATAGTAAACTATACAACAGTTGCAAAACCTCTAAGACTTGAAGGTGAGGCAATTTATGCTGCAAGTAAAGCTGCTATTGAAAACTTTACTCAAACTATAGCTAAAGAAGTTGCTTCATATGGAATTACTGTAAATGCAATAGGTCCAACACCAATACAAACAGATTTAATAAAGGCTATTCCAAAAGAAAAAATAGCAGAGCTTTTAAATAAACAAGCTATAAAAAGGTTTGGAACTTTTGAAGATATAATAAATGCTATTGAATTTTTTTGTGATGAAAAAAGTGATTTTATAACGGGGCAAATAATATATTTAGGCGGAGTAAATAATTGATAAATTGGATTTTTGATAATTTTAAAATATTTGGAAATAAAATAGCTATAAACTATAAAAATAGAAGTTATACATATTTGCAACTTTTTTTACAAATTAAAAAAATAGAAAAAGAGATAATCTCAAATGTTGCTAAAAATGAAGTTATAGCAATAATTGGAGATTATTCTTTTGAATCCATAGCCGTACTTTTTGCTTTATCTAAAAATAGAAATATTATTGTACCAATTACATCTGTAGCAGAAAATGAGATAAAAGATAAAATTGAAGAGTCTTTTTGTGATAAGATAATAAGAATCGTTGATGAAAAATATGTTGTTGAAAATAATATTCCAAAAGAAAAGCATCAGATTATAAAAGATCTTCAAGAAAAAAACAGTTCTGGACTTATATTATTTTCAAGTGGAAGTACAGCTAAGCCAAAAGCTATGATACATGACTTTGATATCTTATTAAACTCTTACAAAAATAAAAAAAAGAAATCTCTTAATATGATTGTATTCCTAATGTTTGACCATATTGGAGGATTAAATACTTTATTAAATATTCTTTCAATTGGTTCTACTATGATAATTCCAGAAAATAGAAATCCTGATGATATTTGTAAATTAATTCAAGATTATAAAATTACAGTTTTACCCTCTAGTCCAACTTTTTTAAATCTTATTTTAATGAATAATTCACATAATAAATATGATTTAAGTAGTTTAAAAATGATTACTTATGGCACAGAAACTATGCCAGATAGTCTATTAATTAGATTAAAAAATAGTTTTCCTAAAGTAAAGTTTCTACAAACATTTGGCACAAGTGAAACAGGAATTGCAAATACAAAATCAAAATCTTCAAACTCTACTTTTATGAAAATAGA belongs to Arcobacter defluvii and includes:
- a CDS encoding ANL family adenylate-forming protein, which produces MINWIFDNFKIFGNKIAINYKNRSYTYLQLFLQIKKIEKEIISNVAKNEVIAIIGDYSFESIAVLFALSKNRNIIVPITSVAENEIKDKIEESFCDKIIRIVDEKYVVENNIPKEKHQIIKDLQEKNSSGLILFSSGSTAKPKAMIHDFDILLNSYKNKKKKSLNMIVFLMFDHIGGLNTLLNILSIGSTMIIPENRNPDDICKLIQDYKITVLPSSPTFLNLILMNNSHNKYDLSSLKMITYGTETMPDSLLIRLKNSFPKVKFLQTFGTSETGIANTKSKSSNSTFMKIENLDLEYKIVENELWLKSKTQILGYLNSSMDSFTKDGWFKTGDLVETLDDGYIKIIGRNKEVINVGGQKVLPSEVESVILYMKEIEDCIVYGEKNLITGQTVICDVVLKEDISNIKVLIRKFCKDKLDNYKIPTKVNIVDKINFTDRFKKIRGSIKKSVSI
- a CDS encoding SDR family NAD(P)-dependent oxidoreductase — protein: MNKVVVITGTSKGIGKFLVQYYLLKNYIVIGCSRTKSSINDKNYRHFDLDVCDEKAIVEMIRSIKKEFGKIDILLNNAGIASMNHFITTSYQSVQNIFATNFFGTFLFTREVSKVMMKQKFGRIVNYTTVAKPLRLEGEAIYAASKAAIENFTQTIAKEVASYGITVNAIGPTPIQTDLIKAIPKEKIAELLNKQAIKRFGTFEDIINAIEFFCDEKSDFITGQIIYLGGVNN